The Rhodothermales bacterium DNA segment GCCGCCACGTCCCGGCCTCCTCCAGCGCCGTGTTCGTCACGATGACGGGACGGCCCCTCGATCCCAAGCAGCTCGAACGCGACTGCGCCCGCATCGGCGAGCGCGCCTGCACCCGCCACCGCCTCACCCCGCACGTCCTCCGCCGCACCTTCGCCACCCGATCCCTCCGCGCCTCCGGCGACATCCGCGCCGTCCAGGTCCTCCTCGGCCACGCCTCCATCCAGACCACCGAGGTCTACACCCACGTCGACGAGGAGGGCCTCCGCGAGCTCGTGGAGGCCACCGCTCTCGCCTCCACCACCGGACGCGCGGCCGGCGCGCGCGAGCACGCACGCGGCCCCCTCCTCCGCTCCGTCATCACCTCCGTCTAGCTCCCATGCGACCCGCTGCCCCCTCCCTCCTCGCGCTCCTCCTCGCCGCACTCCTCCCCCTCGCAGGGTGCACCCCGCCCGTCGGGGCGACCGACCTCGACGTCGTCTCGGGCTTCCGCGTCTCCCCCACCTTCAACGCCTTCACCCAGCCGTGCGAGATCCGCTACACCCTCGACGAGCCGGCCTACGTCCAGATCCGCATCACGCGCACCGAGCCCGATGGCTCGACCGCCCTCGTCCGCACGATCACGGCCGAGCAGCGCGAGACCGCCGGCCCTCGCACCGCTGCCTGGCGCGGCGTCGGACCCAACGGCCTCTTCGCTCCCCAGGGCGAATACACCGTCGAGCTCTACGCCCGCCTCGACGGCTCCGACCGCACGACCACGTGGACCCTCACCACCATCATGTACCGAGCCTGAACGCAACCCCGGTCCAACCCGAGAGAGCGGAGGTCGCGGGAACAGCGGCTCACCCCATCCCTCCCCGCTTCCCCCCTCGTCCTCCGCTCCTCACCCTTTCGCCTACGCACCCATGCCCCGCCCGCCCCTCACCGTCCTCCTAGGTCCCAACAGCTACCTCGTCCACGACCCCGGCGTCGCCGAGCTCTTCGGGACCGACACCCTCCCCCTCCCCTTCACCCCGGACGCTGACCCCGACACCGTCCTCGCCCACCTCCGCCGCATCAACCCCCACCGACTCGTCCTCCTCGGCGACCCCGTCCTTCCCTCCTCTCCGCGCCCCTCCCCTCCACACCCCCATCCGCCCATACCCTCCCACCCGTGAGACTCGGCACCCACCTCGCCGGAGGCGTCCTCGCCTACACCGTCAGCGCCACGTTCTTCCAGCTCCCGTGGACCGCCACGGGCCTCGTCGCCGCGGCCACCGCCGCCGTCCTCCCCGACATCGACACCCGGGGCTCCACCGTCGGCCGCGTGTGCACCCCCGTCGCCCGGCGCATCGAGCGCCGGTGGGGCCACCGCACCATCACCCACTGTTACGCCGCGCAGGGCACGGTCGCCGCCCTCGCCCTCCCGTTCCTCTGGCTCGGCCTCCCCCACCTCTACGCCGCCGCCGTCGCCGGCTACGTCTCCCACTGCTTCCTCGACACGTGGACCGTCCAGGGCGTCCGCGTCTTCTGGCCGTGGTCCGACCGCCGGGGCGTATTCCCCTACTACAACCGCCAGGAGACGGCCTACCGCACCACCACCGGCAGCCGCGTCGACACCTTCTTCGGCGTCGGCTTCCTCTGCCTCACCGTCCCCTTCGCCGTCGTCCAGATCGACGGCTACCAGCGCCTCGTCCGCCGCGTCCAGGCCGACGCCTCCGCCGCCGTCCGCGACTTCCTCGACTGGTCCGCCGACGGCTACCTCGTCTCCGTCTCCGTCGAGGCCTCCGACCCCCAGCACCTCCGCCGCCTCTCGGGTACCTTCGAGGCCATCGGTACCACCGGCGCGAACACCCTCCTCGTCCGTGACTCCACCGACGGCCGGGTGTTCTCCCTCGGCCCGGCCTACTCCGCCAACTTCCAGCCCGACCGCGTCCTCGCCCACCGAGGCCCCCACGTCTCCGTCTCCCGACGCCGCGTCGACCTCGAAGGCCGCGTCCTCGCCGACCTCGAATCCCTCGTCCCGACCGGACCCGACGGCACCCCCCTCCGCCACCTCATCGACGGCCAGGTCACCGTCACCGAACCCGCCGGCGTCACCCCCGACGACCACCGCTTCGATACCGTCACGGGCTCCGACCGCCGCCTCTCCCTCCAGTTCGCCACTCTCGCCGACCTCGAACGGCTGAACCTCTCGGGCCTCATCGTCGAGACGGGCACCGTCACGCTCCGCGTCTACACCCGCGACGGGGAGGCCGAGCGCTCCGACCCCGGCGGTGCAGGCTCCAGCCCCCTCTCGGCCTCCACCGTCCGCCGCGTCGCGTTCGCCCACAAACCCTCCGAACCGCCCCGCCTCCTCGTCTCCGAGGGGGATACCGTCGCCGTCGGAGACACCGTGGCCGTCCTCGCCCCCGCAGCCGCGCAGCACGCCCGCCTCGACATGGACGAGGCCCGCGCCGACCTCGACGCCGTCCGGGCCGAACCGACGCCGGCGACCTCCGACCCCGTTATCCTCCGCGCCCGCATCGCCTACGCCGAGGCTCGCTCCCGCCGCATCGCCGATCGCCACGCCGCAGGCTTCGAACCAGCCGCCGCCGTGAACGATGCCCGGGCCGAGGTAGACGACCTCCTCCAGCAGCTCGCCCAGGCCGAGGCCCGCACCGCCGACTGGCGACGCGACAAGGCCGAGCGCGTGCGGAAAGCCCGCGCCCGCCTCACCCGCGCCGAGCTCCGCGCCGCCCAGGCCGACCGCGACACCTTCGTCCGCTCCGCCGGGGCCGGCGTCGTCCGCCGCATCGAGCGCCACCCCCGCCCCGACCGCACCGAAGTCCGCGTCGTCCTCGTCGCTCCCCGCGCCACCGACGACCATGCCTCCGCCACCCCGCCCACCAACCCCCACGCCGCCCGACCTCCCCGGCCGTAGGGCGCGGCCACAAAAAACGGCCACCGGGGGCTTACGGCCCTGCCCCGGTGACCGCCGGATCGACGATCTGTCGGATCTGCGATCCAGACCGACCCTCAACCAGAGTAGCCGACCTGTCCGCATGATACGATGGGAAGGCCCCACACCCCACCCCGCGGGCGTCCCTCGCTGGGGCAGGACCAACCCCGACTTCCTCATGCGACTCCATCGCTTCCTCCTCTTGACCGCGACCGCGGTCCTCCTCGTCCTCCCCCTCCTCCTCGCCGCCTGCGACACGGCCGAGCCCGCCCTCGACCCCGTCGGCCCCGAGCCCATCGAGCCGATCTCGAGCGACCAGCAGGCCCTCGTCGCCGCTGCCTTCGCCGAGGTCGAGGAGCTCTTCGCTCTCGGCTTCGACGGCAGCGCCCGCAGCGCGGCAGCCACCGCAGACGGGGCGGGCGCTTCGATGCGCGCCCTCGTCGACACGACGACCTACACCGGCGTCTACGACGCCGTCAACACGAAGGGCTACCTCGCCACGCTCCAGTACCGCGAGCCCCAGGGCGTCGGCGTCTGGACCGCCCGCGTCCAGCACGCCCGCCCCGTCACCTACGACGGCGCCACTCTCGACGCTGTCGAAACCGTGACCCTCACGTTCCTCACCTTTGCCGACCTCGAAGCCTTCCTCGCCGACCTCGCCGCCGGCGCCAACGCCTACCTCGTCGGGACCTCGACCGACCCCGAGGCCGCCTTCTCCGGCTTCGACACGTGGCGCGTCGCCCAGGTGTTCAGCCCCGGCGAGGGCCTCGCCGTCGTCGGCTTCACGAATGCCCAGCTCCGCGAGTCCGTCACCGTCCGCGAGCCCGTCGCTACGCTCAACGCGAACGGCACCGGCACCGTCCGCGACGGCGGTGCCGCCGGCGCCATCCGCACCCGCTACTTCGGCGCCGACTTCGCCGTGGACGACGAGGGCAACGCGACCGGCACCGTCCTCCGCACCCTCCTCTCCTCCGGCGACACCGCCGACGGCTCCGTCGTCTCGCGCTCGGATTACCCCGACGGCACCTTCCGCCAGACCCGCCAGCGCGGCGGCGACGGCGTCGTCGTCCGCGAGAACACGCAGGGTTAACCCCCCTGCTGATCTGATACGGTAGACCGCTCTCTCCTGCGTCCCCTCTCCCCATCCGGGGGAGAGGGGCAGGACGCGGGGACCGTCCTTCCCCCTACCCCCACGACCATGCTCGACCACCTCGACCCCTTCCGCCGGCAGTCCGTCGCCCTCGCCCTCTACCGGATGCTCACCGGCTCCCGCTTCAGCATCTCCGTCGTCCGCGAGTGCCTCGACGTCGCCGCCATCGCTCCCCCCCGCGATCGGCTCGACGCCGTCGCCCTCCACCACTGCGCCGACTACGCCGACCTCCCTCCCGGCTTCCACGCCGAACTCGCCAGTCAGACCCTCGCCCTCTTCGCCGGGCGACCCGTCCTCGGCGACGGCTTCCTCAAAGACCTCGCGGCCGCGGCCGGCATCGACCCCACCGATGCCCCGACCGTCCAGGCCCTCGTCCCGACCTCCGCCCGCGCTTGAGCCCCGAACCGATGTGCGCCTCCTACGCCGACCGCTTCAACGATGAGGCCGAGCTCGACCCCGACGATGCTCCCGAGGACGTCCTCTCCGGCCCCCTCTTCACCCTCGCGATCCTCGCCGTACTCCTCGCAGTCTCTCCTGCACGTGCCCAGGTCCCCGGAGCCGACGGGCTCGCCCCCGCCGACGCCGTCGGAGCCCTCTACGCCGACACCTCCTCTGCGGCGGCCGAAGCCTCCCTCCACCTCGAACACGTCCGCCTCGACCTCGCCCGCCACGAGCTCCGCGCCGTCTCCGGCTGGCGCCGGCTCCGCCCCCAGCTCGACCTCTTCCTCTCCGTCTCCACCCGCGGCCTCGCCTTTCCCTCTATCAGCAGCCAGGGCTACGACCCCGCCTATGCCGCCATCTCCCGCTGGCCCGGCGACACGTGGGGCGTGACGCTCTCGTGGACCATCGACCAGGTCCTCGACCGCCGCCCCGTCCACCGAGCCCGCGCCGCCGTCGCGCTCGCCGAGGCCCGGATCGCCCTCACCCACGCCCGCCGCGAGCAGCACGAGGCCGCTCGGCGCGAGCGCCTCCTCGCTCGCGCCGAACGCGATGCCCTCATGCGCCGCCGGGCCGACCTCGCAGCCGCCCAGCTCCGCATCGAGGCCGCCTTCCTCACCCGCCGCCTCGACGCCCAGCGCGAGCTGCTCCGCCTCGCCCAGATGACCTACGACCAGGGCGAGTCCGACTTCTCCGCCCTCGCCCGCCAACGCCTCGCCACCCTCAGCGCCGAACACGCCGTCGCCACGAACACGGCTCGCCTCGCCATACTCGACGCCGGCGGCGACGTGGCGACCGCCTTCAGCACGGCATCCCTCACGCTCGACCCCCAGACCGACCGCTAGCCCCTCCATGCTCACCACCGCCCGGCCCATCTTCGAGAGCGTACCCGGATCGTTCTGCGATCCGGTCGGGCTGGCCGACCAGCAAGCCCAGGGCGTCGTCGCCCTCATCGTTGCCACCTACCCCGTCGAGAACCAACCAGCCTCCCCGTCTCAACAGAGCAACAACGCGCCCTCTCCCCCTTCTCAAGGAGGAGGACCGCGAGCCGACAGGCCGGCGAAGCCAACCGGGGAGGGGGTTTCAATAGAGCCCCCCTCCTCCACACCCGTCCCACTCGGCCCCGTCTATGACGCCTTCGTCGCCGTCTCCGGCCAGCTCCTCGCCGTTGCCCGCTCCACCCCCGACTACCGCTTTCCCGTCCAGCCCGCTACCGCCCTCCGCCGCTTTATCGACGCCCGCGACGCCCACCGTCCCGTATTCCTCTCCCTCTTCGAGCTCGACGAGGACGACTGCGCCCGCTTCCTCGAGACGGTCTTTTTCAGCGAGTGCCTGAAGCTCCACGTGGACGGCGTCGCCGACCTCGACCGCTCCGCCGCCCTCATCGCCCACCAGATCACGCACGCCGGATGCGGCGACGGACTCCCATCGGGCGTCCTCGAGATCAACGACTTCTCCGACCCTACCGCCCCGCGCGTCCGCCTCATCGACCTCGCCTCGACAGGCATCGCCGGCGAGTTGTGCGATACAAACGATCTCCCCTTTGACAAGCGGGCGTCCCCGCAGGGGGAGGGGGCCCTCGCCGACGCGCTCCGCCCTCACCTCGACGGCGTCACCGGCCGCGTGCTCCTCTACGACCGCGCCAAGAACCACGCCGTACTCCCCGACCGCACGGGTCACGGCTTCGACCTCGGAGCCGCCATCGAGCAGGCCAACCGCCTCGCCCTCGCCCGTCGCGGAGACGCATCCATTGTCGCTTCCGGCGACACCCCCGCCAGGGCGATGCACCGGGCCGCCGCCGAGCTCCGCGCCTCAGCCGACGACGACCAGACCGAGGCCGTCGAAACCTACCTCCGCGAACGCGCCGAGCGCCCCTGCCTCGTCTCCCCCGACCACCCCCACGCCTCCGCCCTCGGCACCCTCGTCGCCGAACTCCAGGGCCGCACACCGAAGGCGACACTCCCCACCGCCGCCGCTCTCGAATCCAGCGCCACCGACCAGCTAAGCACCACCGAAACGCTCCCTTCTAACCCCTCCACGTCCACGCCGCTGGGAGAGCAGAGCGCAAACGAGAACTCTTCCCCTTCCCAAGGGGGAGTACCGGCCGCAGGCCGGGGAGGGGGTCCCACACCCCCAAACCCCCACACTCCCACACCTGGACCGGAAACGGTCCGCCGACACACCCTCGCCACCGAGCTCGACCGCCTCCGCTGCGACGTGGTCGCCCTCTTCCAGGACGCCGTCACCCGCGAGCGCGCCCTAGCCCACGAATCCCACATCCTCACCGAGCACGCCATACCCTCCCCCGTCCCGCCCGAGCGCACGCCCGAGTACCTCCGCGCCCTCCTCACCGACGACCCGCCGCGCCGCTGGCACTTCTTCAAACGCCAGCGCGGCAAGACCTATGAGGAGGTCGCCGGCAAGCTCCTCGCCTTCCACGCCGCCCACAGCCACCTCGACACCCCCGAGGCCCTCCGCGCCGTCCACGACCTCACGAAGCTCTGGACCCGCCTCCACAGATAACCCACGTCGTAGGGGCGCAGCACGCTGCGCCCACACACGCTTCCCATGCCGACCTCCACAGCCCGCGTCCCCACGATCTCCCGGCCCGCCGCCCACGCTGCGGGCACGGCCGTCGGCTCGCTCCGGCCCGTCGGCGTCCCCGGTGCCCCCGACTCCACCGTCCTCACCGACCCCATCCGCCTCGGTAACGGCCACGTCCTCGCCGAACTCGTCGACCGCGCCGTCCTCGGCCGCCACACCCTCCTTCTCGGCCCCGAGGGCATAGGCAAGACCCGCCTCCTCGAAGACCTCGCCCGCGTCGCCGCCGGCCACCGGCTCCTCCTCGATGGCGACGCCCAGCGACGCGCCCGCCGCAAGCACGTCCAGATGCCGCAGCGGCCGGGCGAGGCGTTCACCCTCGTCTACGTCGCCGAAGCCGGACCCCACGGCCGCCTCGTGGACGCCCTCGCCCGCGCCTTCCACGAGCTGGCAATCCTAGCATTGCCAGGCGTGCCGCCCCCCCTCCGCGCTGGGGCCTGCGCCGAGCTTTCTTGGATCGAGGTCAAGAAGCTCCTCCGCACCGTCGACGAGCGCCAGACCGCCGTCGTCCAGTCCCTCCACGACCTCGCCGGCGGAGGCCGAGCCCCCCGCCTCCTCCTCGTCATCGACGCGCTCGACCGCGCCTCTTCAACCCAGGGCCTCTTCCTCCGCGAGCTCCAGCAACGCGCCACGATCGTCGGCGCCGTTCGCTCTCTCCCCCCCTCACGCTCGCTCCGCACCTTCTTCGCCACCTTCGGCCAGCTCCGCGTCGAGCCCCTCCCGGAGTCCCACACCGCCGCCCTCTTCGAGTACTTCGTCGCGCGCTACGCCGTCGCCTGCGCCGACCACCGCCACTACCGCCGCGAGGTCCTCCGCCGCGCCGAGGGCAATCCCTCCATCCTCCGCGCCATGATGCACGACGGCGCGCAGTCCCGCCTCGTCACCGAGCAGGACGTCCGCGACCTCCAGGCCCGCGACGACGCGCCCTTCTTCAACCTCGGCCTCGTCTACGTCTTCTTCCTCATCGGCCTCGGCGCGCTCCGCGTCCTCATGATCGGCGTCCGCAACACCGACCTCTACATCGTCCTCACCCTCGTCACCGTCCTTGGATACCTGATTTTCAGGGTATTCAGGACGTTTTTCATGTTCCAGCCCCGCCCCGAATCTAAATGACCTCGTCCCGACCGAGCACGCTGCGGGGACCGCTCGGACGGCCCTCCTCTCCCCGCTTCACGCCCACACCCTCAACCCCCAACCCCATGCGCCGCTCCCTCACGACGCTCCAGTCCCTGGCCCTCTCCCTGATGCTGTTCGGCCTCGCCGTCCAGATCTCGGCCGGTGCCCTCATCGCCACCGACAGCCCCCCGAAAGCTTCGCCCGTCGAGCACGTCGACGGCGATGGTCACCCCGATCACGGTCACCCGAGCACCCCGCTCACCGCCACACTCGTCGACGTCCACCGCGCCTCTATCGGAGGCGACGTACTCGACGCGCTCGCCGCCTTCTTCGGCGGCATCGTGGAGGTCCTGCGCGGGACGTACATCTGCGGCGACTGCAACCTCCCGAGCGACGACGGCTGCCAGTGCGTCTGCTGGAGCGGCAACCCCCGCCCCGGCGACTGCGACTGACCCACCCGCACGTCACCCCTGAACGTCCACACACCAACGCGTCCACACCCAAACCCCCGTCGCCATGCTCACGTGCATTCCCCACGACCTCCCCGCTCCCTCCCCTGACGCCGACGACGTCCGTACCGCCCTCGGTCCCCTCGCCACCGACGGCCTCATGGAAGCCGTCGATCACTACATCCCCACCCCAGACGTGACCGGCCACAATCCGCCGCCGACCGGCGGAAGCTGACGGCCCCCAAGCCGGAGCCTATCGTCTCCCCGGCCCGACCGCGTGCGCCACGGAGAGCACGCAGCCGGTTCCCTTCCTCCGTGCCCAGATCCCCACCCTCATGCTCCATCCCCCTGCCCGGAAAGCTGCCGACGCCGACGTCCGCGACGCCTTCGGCCCCCTCGCAACCGAACGGCTCATGGCGGCCGTCGACAGCTACATCCCGACCCCCGACGCGACGGAGAACCCGCCGCCGAGCGGCGGATGACCCAGTGCCCCGGCGCATGCCTCATCGCGCCGGGGCATTGCTGAACCCCTCTCGCCTAGAGTAGACCATGCGTGCTCCCGCCCACCGCCTCTTCCCGATCCTCTCGGCGAGCCTCCCCTTCGTCGCGGTCCTCGTGGCGTCCGCGCTCCTCGCCGGCTGCCGGGACGCGGACCTTGCCCCCGCCCGTTCCCCACGGACCGTCCCTCTCGCGGCCCCTCACGCGGAACGATATCCCGCCGTCGTCTGGCGTGTCATCGACGGCGACACCGTAGAGCTCGTCCTCGATGACGGGGACCCCATCGAAGAGGGCAAGTTCGTGAAGGTTCGCGTCCGGGGCATCGACACGCCGGAGCACCACGCCTCCTCGAAGCTCGACCGCGACGCCGAGCGCTCTGCCATCGACCGCCGGACCATCCGCACCCTCGGCACGGCAGCCACCGCGCATGCCGAGTCCCTCCTCCCCCTCGGCGCAGCCGTCACCATCGAAGGCTCGGACCGCGACCGCTACGGCCGCCTCGTCGCCTTCCTCTCGGCCGAAGACGCCGCCGGTCAGCCCTTCGACTTCGGCGGCCGGATGATAGGAGACGGCTACGCCCACGCCTACGACGGCGCCGGACGCTACCCCCACCCCCGCATGAGCTACTACCGCGCCCTCCAGCGCCAGGCCCGCGAACACGGCCTCGGCCTGTGGGCCGCCGATCCGGACGCCACCGCCCGCCTGTCCCCCTGAGAACGCCCCGCGCAGCACAACTCTCCCTCTCCCCCCGTCAAGGGGGAGTACCGCGTAGCGGGGAGGAGGTCCCTGCCGATCACGCGCCCATGCGATCCCCATCCCTACTCCTCCTCATCCTCCTCGCCTCCCCCACCGCTGCGCAGCCGTGCGAAGGACGGGGGTGGACGCTCCGCGCCTGCCTCCGCGCCACCTACAAACCGGCCGACCTCGCCCTCGACTACGACGCCCAGCGCGACCGTCTCTTCGCCGACGTGTGGCTCGAAACCGACACAGCCGGCGTCGCCCGGATCGAAGGGGCCTACGGCGGAATGACCGTCGTGATCGACCCCGACAGCGCCGCCTCCCCACGCGAGCAGGCACAGAGCCGCAGCTTCAACACCGAGCACGTCTACCCCCAGAGCCGCGGGGCCTCGAGTGGCAACGCCCGTGCCGACCTCCACCACCTCATGCCGGTGCAGGAGGCCATCAACTCCGCCCGCTCCAACTTCCCCTTCGATGAAGTGGGCGACGAGGCCGTGCTCTGGTGCCGGGTCGGAGGCTGCACCGCCACTCGGCCCACCACCTCCGGCGACGGCTCGTGGAGCCGGATCTACCGCGAGGGCACCGGGCCGTTCTACCACGACGGCCGGTTCGAGCCCCGCGACGCCGTGAAAGGCGACGTGGCACGCGCCGCGTTCTACTTCGCCACCATGTACCAGGTCGAGGCCGAGGACTCGATGACGTGGCCCGAGGGCCGCCGGTGGTTCCTCGACCAGCGCGACGTCCTCCTCGACTGGCACGAGGCCGACCCCCCCGACGCCGCCGAAACCGCGCGGACGTGGCGGGCCGCCGCCTACCAGGGCGACCGCCCGAACCCCTACGTCCTCTTCCCCCAGCTCGTCCGCGACGCCTTCTTCCGGGGGCAACAGCAGCAGGGCGGCGAGCCCGAGGTGTGGATCAACGAGCTCCACGCCACCAACGACGGCCCCGATACGGGCGAGGGCGTCGAGCTCGCGGGGCGCGCCGGGACCGACCTCTACGCCTGGCGGCTCGTCTTCTACGGCGGCCACGACGGCGAGCCCTACAACCCCATCGACTCCCTCGTCGCCGAGCGCGTGACGTTCGACCTCCCCATCCCCGACGAGGTCGGCAGGCTCGGGGCCGTCTGGCAGCCCGTGCGCGGGATGTGGAACCGCTGCAACGGCCTCGCCCTCTTCGACCCCGACCTCGAGCTCGTCCAGTTCCTCTCCTACGGCGGCTGCTCCTTCAACGTCGTCTCCGGTCCCGTCTACGACCACGCCCTCTCAAACGGCGCATCCGGCGACCCCTCCGACGGACCCGACGCCGACACGCCCGACAGCCTCCTCTGGAGTACGCCCCTCCTCGGCCTCGGCGGACACGGACGGCCCCAGGAGTGGGCGACGCTCCCGCCCGGCTACAGCCTCCAGCTCACCGGTGCGGGCGACACCTACGAGGACTTCACGTGGGGCGGCCCCTACCCCGCCACCCCCGGCCGATTGGGCGACTACCAAGCCCCAAGCGACGGCAACCGCACGAGCGGGTGGAAGCCCGGCGACGCAATCCCCGTCATCGCAGACGAGCTCACCCCGCCCCTGGCCGAGATCGCCGACGCATACCGAGCTACCCTCTTACTCTCCCCCTCAATGAGGGGGAGTACGGCGAAGGGACTCGTCCCGGAGCCGGGAGGGGGTCCTGACCACGCGCTTACCGTCGGCTCCCCCCACCCGAACCCTGCCCGGTCCCTCACCCGCATCGACGTGGCCGTCGCGCCCGACGCGCTCGGCGACGCTCCTGTCTCGGCCGAGGTCTACGACGTGCTCGGCCGCCACGTCACCACCAGCACAGTAAGGGGAACGCCCTCAGGCAGCGCCATCGACCTCAATGTCGCCGCCTTTGCCCCTGGCCTCTACGTCGTCCGCGTCACCACCACACGTCCCGACGGTCGAACAGAGACGGCTGCGCGTCGCTTCACCGTCGTCCGCTGAACCCCTCTCCCCCATCCCTCCACCCTCCCCATACGGCCTCCGCCGGTCCTTCCGCGACCTCGGCCGCCTCGCCCGCCTCTTCCGGGCCGAGTGGCCCGCGCTCGGCCGCGCTGGCGCGCTCTCCCTCGTCGTGGCCGGCTGCGCCGTCGCCGCCCCGCTCTTCACTGCCGCCCTCTTCGACCGGGTATACCCGTCAGGGAATACCAGCCTCCTCAACCTCCTCGTCCTCGGCCTCCTCATCACCCGTACCGCCGAGTGGGGCACCTTCGCCGTCTACAACTTCACGGCCTTCGCCGCCCGCGTGCGGATGCGCGACCTCGCCCGCCTCGCCCTCTTCAACCACGTCCTCCACCTCCCCGCCCGCCACATCGAGGCGAAGGGCTCCGGCGAGATCGCCGCCCGCTTCACCGACGTGAGGGACGTGCTCGACACCGGGGCCGACGCCGCGCTCAAGGCCATGAGCAAGGGCGTTTATCTGCTGGCCGTCCCCCCGCTCCTCTTCCTCCTCGACGTGCGCCTCGCATTCGTTGCACTCGTCGCCGTCCCTCTTACTGCCACCGTCACCGCAGGCCTCGGCACCGTCGCTAACCGCTACTGGCGACGGACCTACGCCGCATACGACGAGTGGAGCCGGCTCCAAGTCGAGGCCGTCCGCGAGGCCCGCACATTCAAGGCGATGGGCTGCGAGGGCGCGCTCGTCCGCCGCGCGCAACACGCCGTCGCCCGCGCCCACGCCGGCACGCTCCATGCGACGGCGCTGTGGTACGTCTGCACCGGCGCGAACGGGCTCGTCCGAGCCGCAAACACCGCCGCGCTCACCTGGTTCGGCTGGACCTTCGTCCTCGACGGCTCGCTCACCCTCGGCGGCTACGTCGCGTTCATGGCGTACGCTGGCCTCCTCCTCGCCCCCCTCTCTGCTCTCATCGACGCCGGCGGCCAGATCCAACGAGCGACCGTCAGCCTCGGCCGCGTGTTCGACTATGTCGATGACCCCGCCGAGGGCGATCCCGCCGAGACGTTCGCCCAACTCGCGGTCCAGGACACCGGAACACCGCCGCTGCCGATCGCGCCGCACGACCGCCTCACCGGGCGGCTCCGCATCGAGCGCCTCCGCTTCCGCTACGCCCCCAACGCGCCCGGCCTCGACGTCGAACGCTTCGAGCTGGCTCCGGGCGAGGCCGTCGCTCTCGTCGGCCCCTCCGGGTGTGGCAAGAGCACGCTCCTCCGCCTCCTCGCCCGCATCGAGCACCCCGACGCCGGCACCCTCGCCGTCGAGGCATCGACCGGATGGCGGCGGGTCACCTCCCTCCCGCTCTCCGCCTACCGCCGGCAACTCGCCGTCTGCTGGCAGGAGCCGGGCCTCCTCTCCTCCTCCGTCCGCGACAACCTCCTCCTCACCGTAGACGGGCTCACCTCGAACGGCCTCACCCCGAACACCCCACCACCGGCCGAGCAAGGCGCAAACCGATACGCTCCCCCTGCCGCGAAGCGGATAGGGGGAGGTCCGGCCGCAGGCCGGGGAGGGGGTTCTCCCGTAGACCCTCACCTCTGGTCCGCCCTCGACGTGTGCGCCCTCGCCAACCGCGTGGCCGACCTCCCCCACGGCCTCGACACCCCGCTCTCCGAAGGAGCCGCCGCCCTCTCGGCCGGCGAGCGCCAGCGCCTCGCCCTCGCCCGCACCCTCCTCCGCACCCGTCTCGCCCCACCGGGCTGCCCCATCCGCCTCGTCCTCCTCGACGAGGCCGCCGCCAACCTCGACACCGAGACGGCCGCTCGCGTCGTCTCGGGCTTCCTCGACGCGCTCCGCCACCTCTCCGACCCGCCCGCCGTCGTCCTCGTCACCCACCGCCCCGCCCACGCGGCCCTCGCCGACCGCACCGTAGAGCTCCCACTCTCCTCC contains these protein-coding regions:
- a CDS encoding ABC transporter transmembrane domain-containing protein; translation: MPLASTSSASPPHVPTVEQRRLRVASPSSAEPLSPIPPPSPYGLRRSFRDLGRLARLFRAEWPALGRAGALSLVVAGCAVAAPLFTAALFDRVYPSGNTSLLNLLVLGLLITRTAEWGTFAVYNFTAFAARVRMRDLARLALFNHVLHLPARHIEAKGSGEIAARFTDVRDVLDTGADAALKAMSKGVYLLAVPPLLFLLDVRLAFVALVAVPLTATVTAGLGTVANRYWRRTYAAYDEWSRLQVEAVREARTFKAMGCEGALVRRAQHAVARAHAGTLHATALWYVCTGANGLVRAANTAALTWFGWTFVLDGSLTLGGYVAFMAYAGLLLAPLSALIDAGGQIQRATVSLGRVFDYVDDPAEGDPAETFAQLAVQDTGTPPLPIAPHDRLTGRLRIERLRFRYAPNAPGLDVERFELAPGEAVALVGPSGCGKSTLLRLLARIEHPDAGTLAVEASTGWRRVTSLPLSAYRRQLAVCWQEPGLLSSSVRDNLLLTVDGLTSNGLTPNTPPPAEQGANRYAPPAAKRIGGGPAAGRGGGSPVDPHLWSALDVCALANRVADLPHGLDTPLSEGAAALSAGERQRLALARTLLRTRLAPPGCPIRLVLLDEAAANLDTETAARVVSGFLDALRHLSDPPAVVLVTHRPAHAALADRTVELPLSSPTPPPAAGDGLPAPSTPTPTVPSAEWQR